In bacterium, one genomic interval encodes:
- a CDS encoding c-type cytochrome: MSTLVVTIVALGAIAWFAYLVGSGSRRERQDPVPANLSVSQTDDEMETRRLDRALVGAVVTAGFLTLAMPIYYLTELDRQEGFVDEFHEASLERGHEVWLEFGCGDCHGANLAGGVASFLEERSQVNVAGWASPALDDLFYRYDRDEAMFWIVYGRANTPMPPWGLEGGGPLNSQQVEDLLNYIESHQVDQTAALLKADGLLAGALSRREGAADVVGDQIAEQEQLIETIRTSGTSSAALGDIAERARYLLDGAAEGIDTDGDGLSDVTETGLTAIFAEAQAAGYLATAVTLDPRNAETLIGIGDATSAATSVGDLESGATSLTITFQNQDVLAEQAGFGLQFLRAAARQAHWEVDVQAVADASFGGDAGAADRAVNLYNAYCARCHTAGYSAGPSFQQPQASGALGPSLRGGRALTQFLTAEDMYEFISVGSTSGVGYGVNGVGSGRMPGFGMVLSAEDLDLIVRYLRGATLDGSEYLGEGG; the protein is encoded by the coding sequence GTGTCAACACTCGTCGTCACGATTGTTGCCCTGGGAGCGATCGCCTGGTTCGCCTACCTGGTGGGGTCGGGGTCGCGCCGCGAACGCCAGGATCCGGTGCCCGCCAACCTGTCAGTCTCGCAGACCGACGACGAGATGGAGACCAGGCGGCTCGATCGAGCCCTGGTCGGGGCCGTGGTGACCGCCGGGTTTCTCACCCTCGCCATGCCCATCTACTACCTCACCGAACTGGACCGCCAGGAGGGATTCGTGGACGAGTTTCACGAGGCCTCGCTGGAGAGGGGCCACGAGGTGTGGCTGGAATTCGGGTGCGGCGACTGCCACGGCGCCAACCTGGCCGGCGGGGTGGCCTCCTTCCTGGAGGAGCGCTCCCAGGTCAACGTGGCCGGCTGGGCGTCGCCCGCGCTGGACGACCTGTTCTACCGCTATGACCGGGACGAGGCCATGTTCTGGATCGTCTACGGCCGGGCCAACACGCCGATGCCACCGTGGGGTCTCGAGGGGGGCGGCCCGCTCAACAGCCAGCAGGTCGAGGACCTCCTCAACTACATCGAGTCGCATCAGGTGGACCAGACCGCGGCCCTGCTCAAGGCGGACGGTCTGCTGGCGGGTGCCCTGAGCAGGCGGGAGGGCGCAGCCGATGTGGTGGGCGACCAGATCGCGGAGCAGGAGCAGCTGATCGAGACGATCCGCACCTCCGGGACATCCTCGGCCGCCCTCGGCGACATAGCGGAGCGAGCCCGGTACCTGCTGGACGGCGCGGCCGAGGGTATCGACACGGACGGGGACGGCCTGTCCGACGTCACCGAGACCGGCCTGACCGCCATCTTCGCCGAGGCCCAGGCAGCCGGGTACCTGGCCACGGCGGTCACGCTGGATCCGCGCAACGCCGAGACCCTGATCGGGATCGGCGACGCCACCTCGGCGGCCACATCCGTCGGCGACCTCGAATCGGGGGCGACGTCCCTGACCATCACCTTCCAGAACCAGGATGTCCTGGCTGAGCAGGCCGGGTTCGGCCTCCAATTCCTCCGGGCCGCGGCCCGGCAGGCCCACTGGGAGGTGGATGTCCAGGCGGTGGCCGATGCCTCCTTCGGCGGGGATGCCGGCGCGGCGGATCGGGCGGTGAACCTCTACAACGCCTACTGTGCCCGTTGCCACACCGCCGGTTACTCGGCCGGTCCCTCCTTCCAGCAGCCGCAGGCCTCCGGGGCGCTGGGACCGTCGCTGAGGGGCGGTCGCGCGCTCACCCAGTTCCTGACCGCCGAGGACATGTACGAGTTCATCTCGGTAGGGTCGACCTCCGGCGTGGGTTACGGGGTCAACGGTGTGGGCTCTGGTCGGATGCCCGGTTTCGGCATGGTCCTG
- a CDS encoding Rieske 2Fe-2S domain-containing protein, whose amino-acid sequence MTTVQLLIVALSAIVLVGVLGAFVIAYRRSESPGRQARSWRAGLSRETRKADRSALAAPMVVRPAEAVADHDVEVTETVETAAEDAAEEESEEPVAAMQAVEVMRVEELSPQEAGVNRRQFFTRALGATFGAFVGLNGISYLAFLWPRLSGGFGSDIDVGAIADLQAEVVLNDGSILPKFVPEARAYIVPFADSDISRSQFEGSGVVAGGLTALFQRCVHLGCRVPWCDASQGFECPCHGSKYNYVGEYEAGPAPRNLDRFAVEDQNGRLIVKTGTIIQSARAIAKTVQYPQGPSCIALNSPTAV is encoded by the coding sequence ATGACGACAGTCCAGCTCCTGATCGTCGCCCTCTCCGCCATCGTGCTGGTGGGGGTGCTGGGCGCTTTCGTCATCGCCTACCGCCGCAGCGAGTCTCCCGGCCGGCAGGCCCGGTCGTGGAGAGCCGGCCTGTCGCGCGAGACGCGCAAGGCTGACCGGTCGGCCCTGGCCGCGCCGATGGTGGTCCGGCCTGCCGAGGCCGTTGCCGACCACGATGTGGAAGTAACGGAGACGGTGGAGACAGCTGCGGAGGATGCGGCGGAGGAGGAGTCCGAGGAGCCGGTGGCGGCCATGCAGGCGGTTGAGGTGATGCGGGTGGAGGAGCTCTCCCCCCAGGAGGCCGGTGTCAACCGTCGCCAGTTCTTCACCCGGGCTCTCGGGGCCACCTTCGGCGCCTTCGTGGGCCTGAACGGGATCTCCTACCTGGCCTTCCTCTGGCCCCGCCTGTCGGGCGGCTTCGGGTCCGACATCGACGTGGGAGCCATTGCCGACCTCCAGGCGGAGGTGGTTCTGAACGACGGCTCCATCCTGCCAAAGTTCGTGCCCGAGGCCCGTGCCTACATCGTGCCCTTCGCCGACTCGGATATCTCCCGTTCCCAGTTCGAGGGCTCCGGGGTGGTGGCAGGTGGATTGACCGCCCTCTTCCAGCGCTGCGTGCACCTCGGCTGCCGCGTCCCCTGGTGTGACGCCTCCCAGGGTTTCGAATGCCCCTGCCACGGCTCGAAGTACAACTACGTGGGGGAGTACGAGGCCGGTCCCGCCCCCCGCAACCTGGACCGGTTCGCGGTCGAGGACCAGAACGGCCGTCTCATCGTGAAGACCGGCACCATCATCCAGTCGGCCCGGGCGATCGCCAAGACCGTGCAGTACCCCCAGGGCCCTTCCTGTATCGCCCTGAACTCCCCCACCGCGGTATAG